One genomic region from Nymphaea colorata isolate Beijing-Zhang1983 chromosome 12, ASM883128v2, whole genome shotgun sequence encodes:
- the LOC116265541 gene encoding uncharacterized protein LOC116265541: protein MVSELHMAASSPLTSNDHDTPSFNNAAFAAVEAHRAWMEETIIEINRRLQNMERSQVEAENRLHAAITAGFRDLLQKPAPHPSILVSVALGSPPSGDQSTSSRSPAHSAPVCSVRPAPSTWFRSCRPHRSAPCLFFHHHLADLALPLAPSARPYPPLVTPLLRPVGMNAGANPGWGSIGPDCPARFFPNSTGPYKSICTYGGTDSTRFKPAKIDFPRFNGEDRHSWTFKAEQFFECHGILETIKVAHGAMNFEGVAIRWYRWLVAQHGRADWRSLIVAMAQRFGPSAYIDYNIELSKIRQKGTLVEYQESFEELSNMVRGWPTDALIGTFVGVLKEEIRIEMQSMRPLNLHDCFAIARMVEEKHRRYQVLGRGPNMVHPQGVAATSSEVPPARANMGKPASHPIVRHLTP, encoded by the exons ATGGTATCAGAGTTGCATATGGCTGCATCGTCGCCGCTGACGTCCAATGATCATGACACACCGTCTTTCAATAACGCCGCCTTCGCCGCGGTAGAAGCGCACCGTGCCTGGATGGAGGAGACGATCATCGAGATTAATCGCCGACTGCAAAACATGGAACGCTCTCAGGTCGAGGCCGAGAATCGCCTGCATGCTGCGATCACGGCGGGCTTTCGGGACTTGCTTCAAAAGCCCGCCCCGCATCCCTCAATTCTGGTGTCCGTCGCCCTAGGCAGTCCTCCGTCGGGAGATCAATCGACCAGCAGCCGCTCGCCTGCGCACTCGGCCCCTG TATGTTCCGTCCGCCCAGCGCCGTCGACGTGGTTCAGGAGCTGCCGGCCCCACCGCTCAGCGCCGTGCCTCTTTTTCCATCACCACCTAGCTGATCTGGCGTTGCCTTTGGCTCCTTCGGCACGCCCCTACCCTCCCCTAGTTACACCACTCCTCCGTCCTGTCGGTATGAATGCAGGGGCAAATCCAGGGTGGGGCAGCATAGGACCGGATTGTCCTGCGAGATTTTTCCCTAATTCCACTGGCCCTTACAAATCTATCTGCACTTATGGGGGAACCGATTCGACGCGCTTCAAACCCGCTAAGATTGACTTCCCTCGATTCAATGGAGAAGATCGACATAGTTGGACATTCAAGGCAGAGCAATTCTTTGAGTGCCATGGGATTTTGGAAACAATAAAGGTGGCTCACGGTGCCATGAATTTCGAAGGGGTGGCCATTCGTTGGTACCGTTGGCTAGTGGCGCAACACGGACGCGCAGATTGGAGGTCCTTAATCGTAGCCATGGCACAGCGCTTTGGCCCTTCGGCTTATATTGACTATAACATTGAGCTATCCAAAATCCGGCAAAAGGGGACACTGGTCGAGTACCAAGAGAGCTTCGAAGAACTCAGCAACATGGTTCGTGGCTGGCCCACAGACGCTTTGATTGGCACCTTTGTTGGGGTACTCAAGGAGGAGATCCGTATTGAGATGCAGAGCATGCGACCCCTCAACTTGCATGATTGTTTTGCGATAGCTCGGATGGTGGAAGAGAAGCATCGTCGATATCAGGTCCTCGGGCGGGGGCCGAACATGGTTCATCCTCAAGGGGTAGCCGCCACGAGCTCGGAAGTGCCACCAGCCAGGGCTAACATGGGCAAACCAGCGAGCCACCCTATTGTTCGCCATCTTACTCCATAA